A single window of Cryomorphaceae bacterium 1068 DNA harbors:
- the htpG gene encoding molecular chaperone HtpG, with protein sequence MQQGSINVQTENIFPIIKKFLYSDHEIFLRELVSNAVDATQKLKTLSGLGELKAKTEGLKVEVILDKDKKQLIIRDNGIGMTAEEVDKYINQIAFSGAEEFVQKYKDTDSKNAIIGHFGLGFYSAFMVAKEVEIISKSQKPNSVPVKWTCDGSPNYTMEETKKKSKGTDIILHIADDSTEFLEESRISGILNKYCKFLPVPIKFGTNERTEKERDAEGKEVEGGKETKIVEDNIVNNTDPAWTKIPSELSDEDYKNFYRELYPMTFEDPLFHIHLNVDFPFNLTGVLYFPKLKNNLELQKNKISLYSNQVFITDNVENIVPEFLTLLHGVIDSPDIPLNVSRSYLQEDAAVKKISSHITKKVADKLNSMFKNDREDFEKKWEDIKVFIEFGMLTDEKFYDKASKFYLFKSVDGKYYTIEEYKEKIQATQTDKNDKTIVLYAQDEKEQYSFIQTAKDRSYDVVVLDTPISSHLISKLEQKEDKLSFARVDADTIDKLIQKEEEIPSKLSEEEKEKLKPVIEGSVEKEKFHVQFESMSENDRPIIITQSEFMRRMKEQQMSGGGAQMFGMMPETYNMVVNANHPLITKLMEEDEAKQKETVGQLVDLALLSQNMLKGEAMSRFIQRSVDLMKS encoded by the coding sequence ATGCAGCAAGGAAGTATTAATGTTCAAACGGAGAACATATTCCCGATCATTAAGAAATTTCTTTACTCAGATCACGAAATTTTCTTGAGAGAGTTGGTATCCAATGCAGTTGATGCAACTCAAAAGTTAAAAACCCTTTCAGGGTTAGGTGAGCTAAAAGCCAAAACAGAAGGCCTCAAAGTTGAGGTCATTCTCGATAAGGATAAAAAACAACTGATCATTCGCGACAATGGAATCGGAATGACAGCAGAGGAGGTTGATAAATACATCAACCAAATTGCCTTTTCAGGAGCGGAGGAGTTTGTACAGAAATACAAGGACACGGACAGCAAAAATGCCATAATCGGACATTTTGGTCTAGGTTTCTACAGTGCTTTCATGGTGGCCAAGGAGGTAGAGATTATTTCAAAATCTCAGAAACCGAACAGTGTTCCGGTGAAGTGGACCTGTGATGGTAGCCCCAACTACACAATGGAGGAGACCAAGAAAAAGAGCAAAGGAACAGACATCATCCTTCACATTGCCGATGATTCGACTGAGTTCTTAGAAGAATCACGTATCAGTGGGATACTCAATAAGTACTGCAAGTTTCTTCCAGTGCCGATCAAATTCGGAACGAACGAGCGAACAGAAAAAGAGCGCGATGCCGAAGGCAAAGAAGTAGAAGGTGGAAAAGAGACGAAAATCGTAGAAGACAACATTGTCAATAATACTGATCCTGCTTGGACGAAAATCCCCTCAGAGCTGAGCGATGAGGACTACAAGAACTTCTATCGGGAATTGTACCCGATGACTTTCGAAGATCCATTGTTTCACATTCACTTGAATGTAGACTTCCCCTTCAACCTGACCGGGGTTCTGTACTTCCCGAAGCTCAAGAACAATCTGGAGCTTCAGAAAAACAAAATTAGCCTTTACAGCAATCAGGTCTTCATCACAGATAATGTTGAGAACATTGTTCCTGAATTCCTGACCCTTCTACACGGTGTAATCGACTCGCCTGACATTCCATTGAATGTTTCGCGATCTTACCTTCAGGAAGACGCAGCGGTGAAGAAGATTTCGTCTCACATTACTAAGAAGGTGGCGGACAAGTTGAACTCAATGTTCAAAAATGACCGCGAAGATTTCGAGAAGAAATGGGAGGATATCAAGGTGTTCATTGAATTCGGAATGCTGACTGACGAGAAGTTTTACGACAAGGCTTCGAAGTTTTACCTATTCAAATCGGTAGACGGAAAGTACTACACGATTGAGGAGTACAAGGAGAAAATTCAGGCCACACAAACGGACAAGAACGACAAGACGATTGTGCTTTATGCGCAGGACGAAAAAGAGCAGTATAGCTTTATTCAGACGGCAAAAGACCGTTCGTATGACGTGGTTGTTTTGGACACGCCTATTTCGAGTCATTTGATCAGCAAGCTGGAGCAAAAAGAAGACAAATTGTCTTTTGCACGAGTTGATGCCGATACGATTGACAAATTGATTCAGAAAGAGGAGGAGATTCCATCGAAGCTATCTGAAGAGGAAAAAGAGAAGTTGAAGCCCGTGATTGAAGGATCGGTAGAAAAGGAAAAGTTCCATGTTCAATTTGAGAGCATGAGCGAGAATGACCGCCCGATCATCATTACTCAAAGTGAGTTTATGCGCCGAATGAAGGAGCAGCAAATGTCAGGTGGTGGAGCTCAAATGTTTGGTATGATGCCTGAGACATACAATATGGTGGTCAATGCGAATCATCCGCTTATCACTAAACTCATGGAGGAAGATGAGGCCAAGCAAAAAGAAACCGTAGGTCAATTGGTTGACTTAGCGTTGCTTTCGCAAAATATGCTCAAGGGAGAAGCCATGAGTAGGTTTATTCAGCGCAGTGTTGATCTAATGAAATCC